From the Microplitis mediator isolate UGA2020A chromosome 6, iyMicMedi2.1, whole genome shotgun sequence genome, one window contains:
- the LOC130670288 gene encoding prolactin regulatory element-binding protein yields the protein MPPRRNKGGLLARVNFPLYTIQMLTSRHVLVGGGGGSAKTGVANGFEIFELSHDGWNFIAEEVTRHETGPSVVMNCAAFNDGKKTLLVAGQESHCQLYNVIPRVVAVENGEVVAGINHNSKDNENSLRQRKLNEKKQDTKTKLGDEKVENIQDNNYNVKHKKLQLILKPSTSIQTDFSESDPLQRIVRISLNGKVMATGGLDGVIRLWKFPQLTKIHDLKSHTKEIDDIDFDINGNFVATIAKDGRALVWDVVKGTKYKELSWVPPNGAKYVYKRLRFRIPNEKKSKMQLYILSNATSSKNPSYLQLWDVEQGSIIKSAPYKETLSAIAVSDDGKFLAVGTMFSGSIDIYVAFSLQKALHISGAHSMFVTGLEFLPTKLDGPAITSNSETAVVSISVDNRICIHSIPFRHALPFWLVILFIILSICGAFIFCSYMGI from the exons ATGCCTCCAAGACGAAATAAAGGAGGCCTTTTGGCCCGGGTAAATTTTCCTCTTTACACAATTCAGATGTTGACAAGTAGACACGTTCTCGTTGGAGGTGGAGGAGGATCAGCAAAAACAGGAGTAGCTAATGGcttt gaaatatttgaattgtcACATGATGGCTGGAATTTTATTGCTGAAGAAGTTACAAGACATGAAACAGGGCCTAGTGTTGTTATGAATTGTGCTGCATTTAATGATGGTAAAAAAACGTTGCTAGTAGCTGGCCAAGAAAGTCATTGTCAATTGTATAATGTCATACCAAGAGTTGTGGCAGTAGAGAATGGCGAAGTTGTGGCAGGAATAAATCATAATTCTAAAGATAATGAAAATAGTTTACGACAACGAAAGTTGAATGAGAAAAAACAAGACACTAAAACTAAATTAGGagatgaaaaagttgaaaatatacaagataataattacaatgtaaaacacaaaaaattgcaGCTAATTCTTAAGCCTTCTACTAGTATTCAAACAGATTTTAG cgAATCAGACCCATTACAAAGAATAGTGAGAATAAGTCTTAATGGAAAAGTAATGGCAACTGGAGGATTGGATGGTGTTATAAGACTATGGAAATTTCCTCAATTAACTAAAATTCATGATTTAAAAAGTCATACTAAAGAAATCGATGATATAGATTTCGATATCAATGGTAATTTTGTTGCAACAATTGCTAAAGATGGTCGAGCTCTGGTTTGGGATGTTGTTAAAGGTACAAAATATAAAGAACTCTCATGGGTTCCACCTAATGGTGCAAAATATGTCTATAAAAGACTTAGATTTAGAattcctaatgaaaaaaaatctaaaatgcAATTATATATACTGTCGAATGCAACATCATCTAAAAACCCTAGTTATCTTCAATTATGGGATGTTGAACAAGgctcaataattaaatcagcACCTTATAAAGAAACATTGTCGGCAATTGCTGTGTCAGatgatggaaaatttttagctgTTGGCACGATGTTCTCTGGCagtattgatatttatgtTGCCTTTAGTTTACAAAAAGCTTTGCATATATCAGGTGCTCACAGTATGTTTGTTACGGGTTTGGAATTTTTACCAACTAAATTAGACGGACCAGCGATTACAAGTAATTCAGAAACTGCTGTCGTTAGTATTTCTGTCGATAACAGAATTTGTATTCATAGCATTCCGTTTAGAc atgcGCTGCCATTCTGGTtggtaatattatttattatcttgaGTATCTGTGGAGCATTTATTTTCTGTAGTTATATGGGTATATGA
- the LOC130670286 gene encoding chitin deacetylase 1 isoform X1, with protein sequence MSPKLIFLLGCLTLFTVSVRAQDDDSSDGLDPNAEELCENRPGDEYFRLSTDGDCRDVVRCDKASEIGVTRLASVKCPTGLAFDIERQTCDWKTNVKNCDQLEKPRKILPILKTDEPVCPEGKLSCGNGECVDKELFCNGKPDCKDESDENACTVETDPNRAPDCDTTQCVLPDCYCSADGTRIPGNIEVSQVPQMITITFNGAVNIDNIDLYEEIFNGQRHNPNGCTIRGTFFVSHKYTNYSAVQDLHRKGNEISIFSLTHKDDPQYWTHGSYDDWLAEMAGARLIIERFANITDGSIIGVRAPYLRVGGNKQFEMMADQFFVYDASITASLGRVPIWPYTLYFRMPHKCNGNGGNCPSRSHPVWEMVMNELDRRDDPTFDESLPGCHMVDSCSNVQAGDQFGRLLRHNFNRHYNSNRAPLGLHFHASWLKSKKEFKDELIKFIEEMLTKNDVYFVTMVQVIKWMQTPTEVTAIKDFQDWKETCDEKGQPYCSLPNACPLTTRELPGETLRLFTCMECPNNYPWLLDPTGDGFNAN encoded by the exons ATGTCTCCAAAGTTAATATTTCTTCTAGGATGCTTAACTTTATTTACCG tttccGTAAGAGCACAAGATGATGATTCTTCAGATGGACTCGATCCCAATGCAGAAGAACTTTGTGAAAATCGTCCTGGTGATGAATACTTTCGGCTTAGTACAGATGGCGATTGTCGGGATGTCGTAAG gTGCGATAAAGCTAGTGAAATTGGGGTAACTCGATTAGCATCAGTTAAATGTCCAACGGGTTTAGCTTTTGACATCGAACGTCAGACATGTGACTGGAAAACAAATGTCAAGAATTGTGATCAACTTGAga AGCCACGTAAAATACTTCCAATTCTAAAAACCGATGAGCCTGTTTGTCCTGAAGGAAAACTTTCCTGTGGTAACGGCGAGTGCGTAGATAAGGAACTTTTCTGCAACGGCAAACCTGATTGTAAAGATGAGTCCGACGAAAATGCATGCA cggttGAAACAGATCCCAACCGTGCTCCGGACTGTGATACAACTCAATGTGTACTTCCTGACTGTTATTGTTCCGCTGATGGTACTCGAATCCCCGGAAACATTGAAGTTTCACAAGTTCCACAAATGATAACTATTACCTTCAACGGTGCTGTTAATATTGACAATATTGACCTTtatgaagaaattttcaacGGACAACGTCATAATCCAAATGGCTGTACTATACGCGGAACATTCTTTGTTTCACATAAATACACAAATTACTCAGCTGTCCAAGACTTACATAGAAAAGGTAATGAGATATCTATTTTCTCATTGACGCACAAAGACGATCCACAGTATTGGACTCACGGAAGTTACGATGATTGGCTCGCTGAAATGGCCGGTGCTAGATTGATTATTGAACGTTTTGCAAACATAACAGATGGTTCAATTATTGGTGTTCGTGCTCCTTATCTTAGAGTTGGTGGTAACaaacaatttgaaatgatGGCAGATCAATTTTTCGTGTATGATGCCTCAATTACTGCTTCACTTGGACGTGTTCCAATCTGGCCTTACACTCTTTACTTCAGAATGCCACATAAATGTAATGGTAATGGTGGTAATTGTCCATCAAGATCTCATCCAGTTTGGGAAATGGTTATGAACGAACTTGATCGTCGTGATGACCCAACATTCGATGAATCGCTTCCTGGTTGTCATATGGTTGATTCATGTTCTAACGTTCAGGCTGGTGATCAATTCGGAAGACTACTCAGACATAATTTCAACAGACATTACAATTCTAATCGTGCACCTCTTGGTCTTCATTTCCATGCATCTTGgcttaaaagtaaaaaagaattcaaagatgaacttattaaatttattgaagaaatGCTAACGAAAAATGATGTATACTTTGTTACTATGGTTCag GTTATCAAGTGGATGCAAACTCCAACTGAAGTAACAGCAATAAAAGACTTCCAAGACTGGAAAGAAACTTGTGATGAAAAAGGACAACCGTACTGTTCTTTACCAAATGCATGTCCTTTGACTACACGAGAACTTCCGGGTGAAACTCTACGTCTCTTTACATGCATGGAGTGTCCTAATAATTATCCTTGGCTTCTTGATCCTACTGGTGATGGATTTAatgctaattaa
- the LOC130670286 gene encoding chitin deacetylase 1 isoform X2 → MSPKLIFLLGCLTLFTVSVRAQDDDSSDGLDPNAEELCENRPGDEYFRLSTDGDCRDVVRCTRSGLKQITCPSGLAFDLDKQTCDWKGKVKNCDQLEKPRKILPILKTDEPVCPEGKLSCGNGECVDKELFCNGKPDCKDESDENACTVETDPNRAPDCDTTQCVLPDCYCSADGTRIPGNIEVSQVPQMITITFNGAVNIDNIDLYEEIFNGQRHNPNGCTIRGTFFVSHKYTNYSAVQDLHRKGNEISIFSLTHKDDPQYWTHGSYDDWLAEMAGARLIIERFANITDGSIIGVRAPYLRVGGNKQFEMMADQFFVYDASITASLGRVPIWPYTLYFRMPHKCNGNGGNCPSRSHPVWEMVMNELDRRDDPTFDESLPGCHMVDSCSNVQAGDQFGRLLRHNFNRHYNSNRAPLGLHFHASWLKSKKEFKDELIKFIEEMLTKNDVYFVTMVQVIKWMQTPTEVTAIKDFQDWKETCDEKGQPYCSLPNACPLTTRELPGETLRLFTCMECPNNYPWLLDPTGDGFNAN, encoded by the exons ATGTCTCCAAAGTTAATATTTCTTCTAGGATGCTTAACTTTATTTACCG tttccGTAAGAGCACAAGATGATGATTCTTCAGATGGACTCGATCCCAATGCAGAAGAACTTTGTGAAAATCGTCCTGGTGATGAATACTTTCGGCTTAGTACAGATGGCGATTGTCGGGATGTCGTAAG GTGTACAAGATCCGGACTGAAGCAAATCACGTGTCCTAGTGGATTGGCTTTTGACTTGGACAAACAGACCTGTGACTGGAAGGGCAAGGTCAAAAACTGTGACCAGCTCGAGA AGCCACGTAAAATACTTCCAATTCTAAAAACCGATGAGCCTGTTTGTCCTGAAGGAAAACTTTCCTGTGGTAACGGCGAGTGCGTAGATAAGGAACTTTTCTGCAACGGCAAACCTGATTGTAAAGATGAGTCCGACGAAAATGCATGCA cggttGAAACAGATCCCAACCGTGCTCCGGACTGTGATACAACTCAATGTGTACTTCCTGACTGTTATTGTTCCGCTGATGGTACTCGAATCCCCGGAAACATTGAAGTTTCACAAGTTCCACAAATGATAACTATTACCTTCAACGGTGCTGTTAATATTGACAATATTGACCTTtatgaagaaattttcaacGGACAACGTCATAATCCAAATGGCTGTACTATACGCGGAACATTCTTTGTTTCACATAAATACACAAATTACTCAGCTGTCCAAGACTTACATAGAAAAGGTAATGAGATATCTATTTTCTCATTGACGCACAAAGACGATCCACAGTATTGGACTCACGGAAGTTACGATGATTGGCTCGCTGAAATGGCCGGTGCTAGATTGATTATTGAACGTTTTGCAAACATAACAGATGGTTCAATTATTGGTGTTCGTGCTCCTTATCTTAGAGTTGGTGGTAACaaacaatttgaaatgatGGCAGATCAATTTTTCGTGTATGATGCCTCAATTACTGCTTCACTTGGACGTGTTCCAATCTGGCCTTACACTCTTTACTTCAGAATGCCACATAAATGTAATGGTAATGGTGGTAATTGTCCATCAAGATCTCATCCAGTTTGGGAAATGGTTATGAACGAACTTGATCGTCGTGATGACCCAACATTCGATGAATCGCTTCCTGGTTGTCATATGGTTGATTCATGTTCTAACGTTCAGGCTGGTGATCAATTCGGAAGACTACTCAGACATAATTTCAACAGACATTACAATTCTAATCGTGCACCTCTTGGTCTTCATTTCCATGCATCTTGgcttaaaagtaaaaaagaattcaaagatgaacttattaaatttattgaagaaatGCTAACGAAAAATGATGTATACTTTGTTACTATGGTTCag GTTATCAAGTGGATGCAAACTCCAACTGAAGTAACAGCAATAAAAGACTTCCAAGACTGGAAAGAAACTTGTGATGAAAAAGGACAACCGTACTGTTCTTTACCAAATGCATGTCCTTTGACTACACGAGAACTTCCGGGTGAAACTCTACGTCTCTTTACATGCATGGAGTGTCCTAATAATTATCCTTGGCTTCTTGATCCTACTGGTGATGGATTTAatgctaattaa